Below is a genomic region from Ciona intestinalis chromosome 14, KH, whole genome shotgun sequence.
CGTTGTTCGTATTTTACACAATGCTTAACTTCGTGTTAGTGTTTGAAAGACCAAGCAATGAACAGAATAATCATAGGTAGGTAAATTATACACTGTTATGTATATACTGTATGTATGTACATTCTGGTGAACTTACATATCATTTAcgagttttttttcaattttaatgcagtctcaaaaaactttaacttaagcggacacaaggtgtatgaaacagaacacccgtgttataaccactgtcgttccCTCtgtgcgagggtaaataaattatacattcattaattcaaaatctattttatatattttatagattCGACCCTACTAACCCAACCCACCGCACTATCATGGAATGGTGGACCTTCCAAAAGTCGTTTACAGTTTGTATTGCGTTGGCTGGTTGTTTCAGCGTGGTTGGTTTAATATTTGGTTTAAAGGAAACAATGTATTTCCCAAGTACGCCACAATCGCACAATTCTTCACTGTTTCAAACTGAAAACAACGTAAGAAACGTGGTGCTAAATGCTGGTTAATGAATGAagctaatttaattttattatatatatttattgtattgaACCTTGTtgctaaatattaaaactaacgcttaattttaatttccgGGGCTGTGGTACATTGGTTATAGCGCGCTTGCGCCTCGAACTCAGAGTTAACGGGcccaaggctcgtcgttgctataccattgtgagcgtgtATGcctccttaggcaagacagttaatggcgattgctccaacctagtggtcactggCAAGacgtgtacgaaacagaacagccaTGTCACAATACCTGTCATTGCCTTGCCACACGAGgatatttaatttacattcattcattcttacaGCGTAATGGAAAACGACTGAAAACAGTATTAGTTATTGGAGCAACGTGGGGAGTTCCAATCGTATATTCACTCATAGCAACGTTTTCACTCAACTGTTTCGAGCACTGCAAATGTCTCCCTGCGTATTATGAGCATGCATTTTGTAAAGCACCAGGTTTGCTTATTATAGATTCTTCAATAATTTAAACGCAACGTCTCCAAGGGACTTAGGTTTTTTAGGGTTAGAGATTAGGGATAACATGAGACATTTTTATTCTCATTTTCTcatcttatttggtagtaaacaaagaaaattcaaagaaatgtaTAATCTACAAAAGAGCGTGtggataattgttaaaaacaagattacaTAATAAGAATTTTAGGTGTTAACAATATCCCAACTTACTATGTTCTACTATACGTTTATTTCCACCAGATAATAATCTGTGTTCGGTTGAATATCTTCCAGTTTCAAAAAGTTTTCTGATTGTTGTTTCTGCGAGTTGGTTGTTGGCTGTTGTGTTTCTAGTTACAGCTATATTTCAACAAATCAAAACACTCAGGAGGTGGGAGGACTGTATAATAACATGCCATGTCAAATACGTCAGCgaccgctaccattgtgggcgtatttgtccttgggcaggacacttaacggaaatagctagtcatacagaaaatcaaaattacccacaaagttatagatacgtggttactcgtgagcagacacgaggtgtgtgaaacagagcacccgtgttataacgactgtcgttgctccgccacgcgaggataaatcaagttacattcattttacaGGAACATGTTATTTATGAAATATGCTGCTACTCTTGTAAATTCTGTTGCTACATTAAGGGTTCCCCATCTAACACCCAGGGACATCACACTTAAATACGTCAAGCCAAAGGGTAAGCTGGAATAttttgggttgtttaaatgaagAACTTTCTTTCAAACTTATAAAATTGCATCAAACatttaccattgtgggcgtatgtgttcttgggtaaaacacttaacggcaattgctccaacccagtggtcactaatgggttgtgtaaattgtcagccataattttgttaaaaataaaaagatacacttcaaatatttattcttttagcAGTATTTTtgcacacgtggtaactcgtaagcgggcacgaggtgtccGAACATAACACCCGTTTCAACGGAAAAGTGACAGTCCAATATAATAGCTATTATTTTGCGTATTCAATTTTATGCAAGTaccttattatttaaaacctaaCAAGTCTGTGACTACAGTCATCAACGAACAACGTACAAACGAAACCGGaataattgaaacaaatcCAAATAATGTTGTTCAATCCAATGAAACAAACGACCGAAGAAAAAAGATGGGCGAGGTAATTTAATTGTAACAATATAATAATGTAGGGttagatgggatatcgttagcacctaaatcctattatttccgatcgtgttttgatTAATAACAACACTCTATTGGGGTGCTAGGGATACGGTTAAGtatatcatcttaccccaccctactatgttaaacaaaatcaGAAATGTATCttaatttagttttgtgaaCAAAAGACACGGGCATATGTgtcccagtggtcacttatgggttgtttaaattatcagctatatatttcaaaaatctCTACGaaacaatcacacacaaagttacgtatgtggtaacttgtaagcaggcacgaggtgtatgaaacataacagccGTATTacaaagactgtcgtttttagTCTGGTTTAAATAACCTACCGATTTTTTGTGGAAAACGGGtagtttttttggtttaaatagcCTAATAGTATCCtaccaaattaaattttatttttttgcagtcACCAGCAAAGTTTTTAAGTCCTTCAATGGAGTTAGTTATCTATTTAGCCCTGACAGCTATAACATGCACTATTCCACAAATCGGAATATTTATGTACGATGTTATAAAAGTACCAGAAGAACCTTTTCCAATTTCCATATCTTTAACAGCGTACACAGCTTTATTTGTGTATAGTGTCAGTTCCCCTATTTTGTTGCTGAAGTATTTATCCGGTTTAAGAGAAGCTACTACCCGTTTGGTGATGCATTGCGATTGTAcaagaaaatttattataagtcGACCCTAAGTAAAATTATCATGTTTTTCAAgtcaaacttatatttttaagtcaactttaagttacatatgattcgttaagttaaaattaaacttttttggtCTATTAAAcctgtaatgttttaattgtacTGTATTATTAGTACACACCGAACTTAGTTTTACAGTGtacacaaaacaattaaaccaTTGTGATACATTATCCTACATTGTTACGGAACTGTGTATGGTGTTAAATAACAATTGATATGATAAGTCATAGCAAATAAATACACCTACACAGCTTGCTGTGTTATAATACACATGTCTTATAAAAGATACAAGGCAGTACAGAAACTATGTGTTGAATTTAAAGACCTCACTTTGcgaaaatgtttgttttgtataagttGAGTTATGGCTTATGCTAACAATATAACGAACAATAGCCTTTGTTGCGTTATTGAAGCCATGACTGTTAGGtagtttgaaaattattttaatttgactATGTTTGAATGCGAAGAAACGAATTTACCTGAGAAATTGTCCAGTAGTACTTTACAGTTATGGCAGAAATCTCGCAAAAAGGTAAGttatatacttttataatGCTAAAACGGATGTATATGCGTTTCAATTTAATACTTAGAAATACTGGTATGTTTTATAGGTGCTTCTATACTAatcaataaacaaagtaaaaggATGTAATTTGTTTcgtcctcgcgtggcggggtaacgacatgCGTTTTAGTGTTAATACACTTACAAGCTACCATGTTTTGTGTATAActattttgtagatttttttgtaatgtatgactgacaatttagacaacccataagtgaccactgggttgaagcaattgccgtcaagtgtcttgcccaagaacacatacgctcaTAATAGTGGCAACGTCAAGTCCCGAACCCGTAACCTATAGGGCTATATACAAACAGGCG
It encodes:
- the LOC108950075 gene encoding uncharacterized protein LOC108950075; the encoded protein is MNNSCIPSTAAGLKYGLILPSIQIVVNMVPLIAILTNHKQLVRLKSVYIHVANTLLANVALALFVFYTMLNFVLVFERPSNEQNNHRFDPTNPTHRTIMEWWTFQKSFTVCIALAGCFSVVGLIFGLKETMYFPSTPQSHNSSLFQTENNRNGKRLKTVLVIGATWGVPIVYSLIATFSLNCFEHCKCLPAYYEHAFCKAPDNNLCSVEYLPVSKSFLIVVSASWLLAVVFLVTAIFQQIKTLRRNMLFMKYAATLVNSVATLRVPHLTPRDITLKYVKPKVINEQRTNETGIIETNPNNVVQSNETNDRRKKMGESPAKFLSPSMELVIYLALTAITCTIPQIGIFMYDVIKVPEEPFPISISLTAYTALFVYSVSSPILLLKYLSGLREATTRLVMHCDCTRKFIISRP